The Manihot esculenta cultivar AM560-2 chromosome 8, M.esculenta_v8, whole genome shotgun sequence genomic interval CATGATCCAGGGAAAGAGCTTTGGAGGAATTTGATAAATGGGAATATATAGGTAACTCCAAATTTCCGTGAAAATCAGACTAGTTTCATTATCTGGGAAGTTTTAATAGCGCTTGCTATTATGTCACAAATATGCCAGTTTCCCTTGacctatatgtatatatattatatgttgCGTAAGTGTAAAGCGCTCTCGTTTCCAGATGGACTTGATATAGAAATAATTCCAAGTTGAAACACAAAAATGACAAATAATAGCTAAATACTTTGGATTTCATAAAAATTGAAGGCCTTGCACTGGAAAATGGAAATCCATTAATCAACTTCACCAATATCATTTCTGTTGTTACAATACAAAGGAGGGTATGAGATTAATCATGTGgtaaactaattaattattaattaatataaacacTTCCAATTCCATAGTCCTATGTATATGTAATAAACTTATAGCATTGCGACTATAATAACACTCAAGGCTTCTTATGGTGTTGAGTATAAATGTAATCCAAGTGAGCCTCTGCTACCATCCTTCTCTTGAGGCATTCTTCATCTCTCTCATCACATTCATCTTCCTCTAAACCCATAAGCTGTGAAAAATTAACAAAGAAaacaggggaaaaaaaaaaagatataattaAATGATAGTAGCCAATCAAAAAACGAAGTAATTTCATTAaagaagaaatttattatttcttacACTGGAAACATCTTCTTTTTTCCCACTGAATGAAGTTATTGGCAGCTTTGTAATCTCATAACTCGCTTTCTCAACTGTGAAACAAaacatatatatagagagacaacaaaactaataatgaaaataagaaAAGGACATGtgggttaattaattaatcaattaatacCTAGTCTCGGAGGCAGCAGGAGACGAGCAGATGCTGAggatagaagaagaagaagaagaagaaagaagatgaagacgAAAGAGTTTGGCTTCATAATTGCTTGGCTCTATCAATAATCTAACAATTATTTAGGAACAAGAACCAGTGGGTGTCCGAAGAAAGGCGGTGCAAGGTGGCTTATATAGCAACAGCAGCCAACACAGAAACAGCGAGAGGGGTCTGGGGAAGGGCCCTTGATTAGGTCACGCATGGTCGGCCTCAGAAATCCAAATTATGAGTGAGCGAAAATCAATggcattaatttaatattttcagtAAATTCGTTTGATaagatttttctatttaatatttaatttaaaaattgatagtATCAAAACTCAATTGAATAGtttgttttttaaattgattattattaaaataacaacttaatgttaaaaataatataacataataacatatgagttttaaaaaaatttagaaaaaaatttaaggtGAAATTTAGTTCAATAAGTgaaattgattaataaatagtttaaatttaaaacaaaggAGCTTTGAATCAAAGTAGGCTGTGCTGGCCACTCTTAGTTGAGTTGGCAAAGGCACTAGGAATCGTTTGGTGGTCAGAGTtcgatttttattaaattttatcctcCAATctgaagataaataaataaataaaagagaatcGTCTATATTTTGCTTCCCTTACTcgaatttctatttttatttttgtcttttctgttttatgtttatttgtttatttgtgTTTGGTGTGAGATTTTGAGTTTTAATTGCAATTTGAGTCTCAATTTTCTCCTCCTCTTTTGGTGATAATGTAGTTGAATGTTTATGTAGTTTTGGAGGTTGTTTTGTAGTGAGTTTTACTTTCGATTCAGTGGGAGCTTTTTTACATGCATGCAacgaaataatttcaaaatttatacgACCAGACCGCACCGTATTTAACTTTCCTAGATTATAGAGTGATCGTCAACAAGCATAATTTGGTACCTTGTCCTCTTTTGTTCGTTGCCCTTGAATGTCTGTTGGAGGGGCTTGATTTTTCTAATCGGTATTTGGCTCGAGGTCGGGTTCATTATATTGGTCTGGTGGGTGGTGCTTGAACATAAAGACAATGGAGTACTAGAACATAGAAAAGCTGAGGCAGTCCTGCTTTTGGGCTGCTGCTGTTTGATTGTTTGTAGGGCCAAGTTGTGCAATGGATTTGGCTGGGTTATGTGTTTGAGTTACTTTGGACTGGGAGTTTTGATTGTTATCTCTATACCAAGTTATTAAGTTTTGTTCTATTTATAGTAATATAATGTAATATTACagattaaaaaaaactttttaaacAGATTTCTGAAAGATAGTATAGAGTTTACTCGCATGTTTGATTTTAACACTATATTTGAATTGATGAAAGTAAGGAGGGAAGAAAAATAAGGATGAAAACTAGAAGACaaagatttttgtttttttattaagaatataAGAGGGATTAAATATGGcatcttattaaaaatataaaacaatatcaaaatatattcaaataaaactaaatatattGAATACAACGATAAATTTATACTTTAGATTTTGATAagtgattttaatataatttagttaaagtttttaaatttcactcaaaacaatttaattttactagataattaatttactaaataggAGATGAGAAAATTTCtgataaaataaaggaaaaagacAAAGGTCGATTTCTTTCTCTTCATAGTACTGCATGTTGTGTGTACGAGATAGGCATGGTTTAATTAAAAGTTGTAAAGAGGGTCAACAAGTCAACCTTGTAGATCGGCGTGGCCGACAGCTGTCTTCCGCTCCCCTTTATACAGTACTAATATTATATTacctgaaaattttttaaattgatccGGTACATTAtacgtaaaataaataataaaataaattctatttatttatgtttttaaaatttgtcaaaattaaaaattttatttttatttttattatttaattaaaatactattacactttattttataaatttttcattttttattaaaaattttaattagtttattgcAGTGTACTACAAAttattaagtatttaaaattatagaaaataaattatataaaattaaaattataaaaactaataatataaatatttaaaaataaagtaaattaactatacttttaattaaaaataaataatgcaattttataaatataattacattttaataagTAATTTCGATATGTAAGCCTTTCTAACAACACAAAGCAAGTTCTCAACACTACAATACTTAGATTGAAACAAAACAACTCTCCCATTCAGAACCATATGAAACAaagtaaaatcataaaacaaatCAAATATTTCCTCgcataattttttgttttttttttacaaaaattttattttgataactgTTATAATGAAGCGAGATCATGGGCACTTGGACAGCAGTTCGATTTAATGAATTGATTATTAATTTACGGTTGATTCTGTTAGGTTCTTTCATATTTGATGAGAGAGGAGACCTATACGATAGAAAAGACGGTCAATGATCAACTGGAAATGCCTTCGATGCTCAATCAATGGTCATGGTCCATGGTTAACTGGAGATCCTTCACTTCCTCCATCGAATAAAGCTCTATCAACTTCTGATTCATCTCATCCGTAATACATGTTCGAGAACAAGCTCTATATTGTTCatgcataatataaaaatatcttgAAAATAGCCAatcatcaaattttttaaaCCTGACTCTTTCATATACATGCATTCCTTTTCCGAAACAAAAAAACTTTTGCTCTCTACTTCCATTGAACCTCACGATCATATAGTAATTGAAAGAACTTTCGATATGTCTCATGAATAACACTACGATCTTGTAACAAACGAGAACTATATCGTGCTTTAATGATATTCCGGCACTTCTCTAACTCCTTCTTATGTATCTCCTTCTTATATATCTCCTTCAGATTTATATCCCATTGATACAAAACTGAACCACAATCTTTCAACCGATCattcatatttattaatatcCTATTGTGCcaattattcaaaataatttctttatattgtgaaaaataaagtaattaattaattaatttttaaatttgaatcttTTAATTTCTCACGAATAACCATAGATCGAATTTCAGAAAAATTGGCAAATGATCAGAAGTAGTAATACGTATATTTATATACATGTAATGACTGATCAccctatataattaaaatagaacAAGACAAAGATTAGGAACTAGTATTAATCTATCACTATCAGCTAGCCAAGGGAAGGGATAGAAGATCATCTCCTCTGAAAATTCTATATCTtggtaatttaattatattataattaaaacccTAATACCCCAAAACAAAACAATTGTATATAGGTGGGTGTCCCCtatatttctttcattttcttttttacattttagatatttaaaaataatcaaaactgatttacttttattaattcTTAGTACCCTCTTTTACATTGCAAAAAAAAAtgctaaattattaatttagtatttatatatttttgaatttttttaattttaaatataatttaatatcatcaaaacaagtttctttaagattttcatttttttttaattcattgaAAAGGAGAGGAGTGAATTTGAAGTGGATGGTGACATCTACTTTAAccaaataagaaaatttaaaaagcaTCATCTTTGTGGTCAGAATCCTAAACCAATAGGGCAAGATGATAATAATGAAGAGGACTCTCATCCACAGTTTGATTTataattaggaaaaaaaaaactgatatGATAGATTTGTCCAAAgtaagaaaaataattgaataaaaataaaatctagctTATCATGTTATATATTTTAAGACAATTGAAAATGAATGTCTGTGAGAGTGGGTTACACGTATATTACTTTACtttttcaattataatattGCTAACCCTTTAATTAGAGTTTTTGGTTTTTGGTTTTTGGTTTTTGGTTTTTGGCTAACTTAGATTCCCACCCACTAAAATAGAAATTATTGCCAAAATAGAAGCATTTTCCATGCATTACGCAATTAATTAACACTAATCTTATGCACTCTAGGCTACAAGATTTTAGAATCAATATTCTAATCTCTCCTTCTTTTACcttcaaagaaaaattttaattcaattcaatttatttttttatataatattttacacTTATTTGAAAGGATtaattttgagaaattttaatttttttaaatttttatatttgataaaattaataatatataataattcaattatattgaatttttgtgataattaattttgaattaaaagtaaaatttacctaaattattaatatttggtAAGAAATGATGgaattaataatttcataataatttaatttaattatttatttattaatagttttttatttaaaattaaagaattcaaattttttaattaaaaaattttaattttaaataatgttaAAATCATACCTGagtttgtaaaatttttttttaaaaaaaaaataaattaagtcaAATATAGACTTAaagttatttatattaaaattaattaattagcttTTAAGAACTGTATTTTTATcctttgtattttttatttattttaattttaaatttatttattatattttaaattaataagtgctctttaaaaaattaatttaatttaatattaattattaatgtttaatgcatttataattaatattaagaaatttattgtattattttatcaattaaaaaattattttttataatttataagatttttatttttaaagaaaataaaatttttcttaaaattttttaaattattttttttttacaaaataaaaatatcacatGGAGGAATATAATTATAAGACCGGTGACGGTGATTATTATAAACTCGATATATTATTCgttgaaaataaaaatcactaaaataaagctgattaagaaaaaaaaagcataaaaaattaaaatggattGCAATTAAGGATCATAGAGAGAGATTCTAATTTCTTCCAGCTAGATTCTCCCCCAATTTAATAATtggatttaaaataaattcagttaatttcaaaataaatttaaatcgaatttagaataatttaaatattatatataaaataaatatttttttcttgtaaaataattcacattaaaattcaaaaacttGGCAAAGAGTATAAAGCCCACAACAGAAGAAGAGAACAACAATCAAACCCAGACCCAACTAGCCCATAAGCCCACAACAATAATCTTAGAAGTTAGAAGTCTGCAGAAATATCTCACTTTCCCGCTGCTCTAATGTCGTCAACTATCAACCAATAGGAAACCCAAAATTGAGCTCTAAGCATGGCCAGAAAATCAATCCAAGCCACCAAAAGCTACACAATCATGCACAGAAACTTGTCGAAGACACAAAGAAGCAAGAAATAGTTGCAATAGAGGCAGAAGAAatcaaacaaataaatttgaaatgatACCTGTCAAAACATTTATcgacttaaaatataaatttttgataattaaaagaaaaatgaatacCATAACATTTCGTTCCGTAATAATCATGAAAAAGTCTATACGAGATAATCCTGTAATGTCTAATccattagttttaaattatcaCTAATCTCAACCGactaaaattaaacaaatagaGTTGTCGTGAATATAAATCCAATTAGATCAATATAAAAGTATCAAACAACTAAAATCAAATTGGTAAAATCAAGTAAAATTACCTCCAAATCGAGAAGAGACTTGGAGGCTAAAGTCTTATGACTGCGGACGAACAAAAACAATACAACAAACATCCATTGTCTCTCGCTTTCTCTCTACAATTTCCAATATCAAAACTCGCAAGGCTCTATATTAAACGAATTCGAATTCACAAAGTGTTGGTACCAAATTTCAAAACAAAACGGGGAACTTATCATTGTTGGTTTACTTGCTGTAAGTTACTTTGAAATAATAGGATAGCCTTGGGCTTTAGAATCCTTTAGCCCATGAGACTTTCATTCTACAAGAAATAGTCCACTTAGTGGCAGTAGTAGCCTTCAGTGGATTTTTGGCACCATCactgattataaaaataaatattttaaaaaattttaaattttaaatttcattcatttcttacattttaaaaatataaaaaaatcaatcagATTATTCTTAATCGATAAATTAACAGTAATTATTAGAGGAGGTAGTATATtttatgtattatttaattaagaaatcaaTAAAGTAGGAACACATTGTAAAATAAGTTAGGGGGCCGATGGCTCCACTTGTCTCCGCCCATAAACTGATGAATATCGTCTTGTGATTATAATATTGCTTCCTTTATCAGTTGCGTGTGACAATTAAATACTACTTTTTAATTCATAAACTACCCTATATATAATAAGAAAgtgttggaaaaaaaaaaaagaaagtgacGATAGGGACAATagggttaattttttttttttttttgaatttttgttgGAGTAGTTTTATACAAAtaaggatttatttttattattattattattttttaaataaaaatcaagaattggaggaatataattttaaattttttaaatttactcagATATATATCATATCAGACTCAGACTAAGTATGTGAGTACAAAtaaagatttattatttattgttatgAAAAACTCTCTAACGTCGTATAATTGGCtgtcaatatttttatttaattttttttttatttagaatattcAAAATGATTATAGTTAAATAGagttaaaatcaattaattatagCATTATAGAACACAAAATCCAATCCATAACCaacttaaattaattcgatcGGTCTAAGAGTGACTTTGAAAACTAACTGAAGCGACAATTGTGAGAAATCTGCTCCTCATACACGCAACACCACCACCACCGGCTCACTGTAGCAAACACGCATACCGAATTGATACACCCATCATAATTCACCACCAGCATTTATATCGCACAATCACCGCAAGAAGAGTAACAATAGAAGGAAAGCGCACCACCCATCTATCCACACTGCCACCGCCAAAGCTGTCCAGAAGAAACATGCAACAACCACTTCTCCACCTTAACTGAAAAGAATCAAATAAGAGAAGAACAAACGGGTAATGATCATAACTAAGAATAA includes:
- the LOC110621393 gene encoding putative phytosulfokines 6 is translated as MKPNSFVFIFFLLLLLLLSSASARLLLPPRLVEKASYEITKLPITSFSGKKEDVSSLMGLEEDECDERDEECLKRRMVAEAHLDYIYTQHHKKP